The following are from one region of the Periophthalmus magnuspinnatus isolate fPerMag1 chromosome 5, fPerMag1.2.pri, whole genome shotgun sequence genome:
- the srsf3a gene encoding serine/arginine-rich splicing factor 3a: MGDPALHRDCPLDCKVYVGNLGNNGNKTELERAFGYYGPLRSVWVARNPPGFAFVEFEDPRDASDAVRELDGRTMCGCRVRVELSTGEKRSRSRAPPPSWGRRPRDDFRRRSPPVRRRSPRRRSGSRSRSRSLSRERRRYRSLSREKPRKRSRSLSRSRSRSRSFERK, translated from the exons ATGGGAG ATCCTGCTCTCCACAGAGACTGTCCCCTTGACTGCAAGGTTTATGTTGGAAATTTGGGAAACAATGGAAACAAGACTGAACTTGAGAGAGCGTTTGGGTACTATGGTCCTCTGAGAAGTGTGTGGGTCGCCAGGAATCCTCCCGGCTTTGCTTTTGTAGAGTTTGAAGATCCCAGAGATGCTTCTGATGCTGTGCGGGAACTGGATGGGAG GACCATGTGTGGCTGTCGTGTGCGTGTAGAGTTGTCCACTGGAGAGAAGCGTTCGAGGAGTCGTGCCCCACCTCCGTCCTGGGGCAGGCGCCCTCGGGATGACTTCAGGAGGCGGAGTCCTCCAGTCAGGCGTCG ATcaccgaggaggaggagcggcagTCGCAGCCGTAGTCG GTCTCTGTCAAGGGAAAGGCGCAGATATCGTTCTCTGTCGAGGGAAAAGCCCCGCAAGCGCTCGAGGTCTCTCTCTAGGTCCAGAAG tCGTTCCAGGTCTTTTGAGAGGAAATGA